The DNA window GCCGCGAGGGGTGAGCTGAGGGGCACCGTCGGCGACGGCCTGGGCCTCGGTGACGGCGTGAGGGAGGACCTCGTACTCGATAGCGATGGCTCGGCAGCCGTCGCGGGCGATTTCCTCGCTTTCCGCGGCGACGGCGGCGATTTCCTCGCCGTGGTAGCGAAGGGTTGCGCCCTCGTTGGCGATCAGATGCACGCCCTTGACGCCGGGGATGGCCTCGGCCTTTGACGTGTCGATCTTGACGATCTTGGCGTGGGCGTGCGGGCTATGCAGGACGACGGCGAAGAGGACGCCGTCGGGCCGCTCGTCAGAGGGGTACTTGGCGCGTCCGGAGGCCTTCGCGAGGCCGTCGAGCCGGGGGACGCCTTCGCCGATGAGACGCGGATTGTCGGGCCACAGTGCTGCCATGACTCAGGCCCCTCCTTTCTTCATCGCCTTGGCGGCGTCGAGCGCCGCCTGGAAGACACCGATGTAGGTGCCGCATCGGCAAATATTCCCGTCGAGCCCTTGCTTGATGTCGTCAAGCGTCGGCTCCTTGCCCGGGTTCTTTTCGAGCCAGGCCTGGCAAGCGGTGACGAACCCGGGGGTGCAGTAACCGCACATCAAAGCATCGTTCTGGAGGAACGACTGGGGAACGCTCCCTTCGTCGGTCTCGAAGCTTTCGAGCGTGCGGACCTCGTGGCCGGTGCAGGAGATGGCCAGGGTCGTGCAGGAGTACACGGCGTCGCCGTCGAGGATGACGGTGCAGGCACCGCAGCTGGCCCGGTCGCAGACGCGCTTCGGCCCGGTGACGTTCAGGCGGTTGCGGAGCGTGTCCAGCAGGGTCGAGCGGGGCTCGATGGTGACGCTCATCGCCTCGCCATTGACCTTCAGCTCGATCGGACAAGAGCCGGAGAAGATCTCGACGCCGTCGGCTTCGGAGACGTCGGCGCGGGCCTCGTGCATCGCCGTCTCGGCCGAGGTGGCCATCACGGCGCCGGCGGCGGCCAGGCTCGAGCCGCGCAAAAAGTCGCGGCGGCTGTGGCCCGGTCGCGGTAATTCGGCCGGTGCCTTGTGGTCTTCAGGTGGCATCGGGGGGACCTCCCTGGGATCGAGAACGTGTCGCGGATGATGCCGACACGCGCGGTTTGCAATCGCTCGGGCGGAGAACCGCGCAGGATGCACTATCGTCGGCCGCCGGACCGTTGGCAAGAGTCGGCCGCCCGAAATTGCGCGGATCTTTCGGCTCGGCAGGGCACGGCGCATTGATGCGGGAGAACGATTGCGACCTCCCTCACGGAGGGTGCGGTCGAGTCCTCAAAAGGACGCACCGATCGACGACAAGGAACAGCCGACAGATTACCGCTTCCCGTCTTCAATCGGTGGGTTCACGGCTTTTCAGCGGGTGCCCCGGAGTCCGCGCCGCGAACCCCGGGCGGAGCCGCATGGGCCGGCCGCCCCCGGCCCGGGGTCCGCGCCGCGAACCCCGGGGCACCCGGATCTCACCCATTACGACGGGAAGCGGTACTACGGAAGGGCGGATCGGTGCGTCTTCGAAGACTCGACGACATCCTACAGGAGCGATGCGGCCGATCGGCGCCGGGAGGCCCGATCTGGTAGGATCGGAAACCTCGA is part of the Tautonia rosea genome and encodes:
- a CDS encoding (2Fe-2S)-binding protein; translation: MPPEDHKAPAELPRPGHSRRDFLRGSSLAAAGAVMATSAETAMHEARADVSEADGVEIFSGSCPIELKVNGEAMSVTIEPRSTLLDTLRNRLNVTGPKRVCDRASCGACTVILDGDAVYSCTTLAISCTGHEVRTLESFETDEGSVPQSFLQNDALMCGYCTPGFVTACQAWLEKNPGKEPTLDDIKQGLDGNICRCGTYIGVFQAALDAAKAMKKGGA